The Penicillium psychrofluorescens genome assembly, chromosome: 2 nucleotide sequence AACCGGTACTGGAAATGGATTGAGAACTACGTCGCGGAGGACTATACCGAAGCCGTACAACTGGGGTCAGCGTTGTTGGAGGAGCACGTGCAGAAAGTGTCGCCTAGCCGGATGGAGGAGTTGATTCAGATCTTTGTGCGAGCGACTGAGCTGGAGATCAGCTTCTGGGACATGGGACTGGGCAAGAATAATGATAGTTCTTAGTTCAATACTTTTGCCACTCGGAATCCGGATCCGATGGTCACGTGACGAGATCAGAAAAAGTTGATCCGCTAGTCCTAAGCAGGAAATTCGACTTTtttgccgccgccgctcctTTCTCCCCTGGCTGAgtcctttccttccttctttcctctccatcctccatcctttctttcttcttgatccgTCTCTCTTGTCAGATTCTTCGGGGTTTGACTTCACTGACGGCTTCCTTTTacttccttcctctcttcaTTTAAcactctctttcctccccctcaaacccttttttttttccaaaaaaaaaaacaccgGGCTTCATCATGTCGTACGGTGGCGGATACTCTCGCGGCGGCAACGACTCCTACCGGTAAGTCTACTCTCTCAAGAGAGAAATTCATCTCTTAgttctgcttcttttcttcctctttcgCATCTTTGCGATGCGTTGGGAAAAAATCGAGCGCGCGCGCTTGGGTGGCGTTGGGCCTGGATGCACTCCTGCGGGCGCTCACATCCATCCCAAACCCGCCCACAAACACCAAAATTTTCAAGACCTTTGTGCTAACTACTCGCTATGCAGCTCTCGTGGAGGTTACGATGACGGTTACCAGAATGGCGGTGGCTCCAACGGCTACTCCAACGGCGGCTacggaggaggtggcggcggttATGGTGGTGGCTACGGCGGCGGCCgcggtggtggtttcggcggcggcgctggtggtgacCGCATGTCCAACCTTGGCGCTGGCCTGAAGAAGCAGGATTGGGGTAAGTCGTCGACTCTTCCGGTGCATTTTTCTGAATCACTCATACTAACAATTTACTAGACTTGAACACCATGCCCAAGTTCGAGAAGTCCTTCTACAAGGAGCACCCGGATGTCACCGACCGATCGGACGCCGAGGTTGAGGAATTCCGCAAGGCACAGCAGATGGCTGTTCAAGGCAAAAATGTTCCTCGTCCCGTCGAGACCTTCGACGAGGCTGGCTTCCCCCAGTACGTGCTGTCGGAAGTCAAGTCCCAGGGCTTCGAGAAGCCGACTTCCATTCAGGCGCAGGGCTGGCCCATGGCTCTTTCCGGTCGTGATGTCGTCGGTATCGCCGAAACTGGTTCCGGAAAGACCCTGACCTACTGTCTTCCTGCGATTGTTCACATTAACGCGCAGCCCCTTCTTGCTCCCGGCGATGGCCCTATCGTCCTTGTGCTCGCTCCCACTCGTGAGCTGGCGGTCCAGATTCAGACTGAGATCACCAAGTTCGGCAAGTCTTCTCGTATTCGCAACACTTGCGTTTACGGTGGTGTCCCCAAGGGCCCTCAGATTCGCGACCTGTCCCGTGGTGTCGAGGTTTGCATTGCCACCCCCGGTCGTCTGATTGACATGCTGGAGGCTGGCCGTACCAACCTTCGCCGTGTCACTTACCTCGTgctcgacgaggccgaccGCATGCTTGACATGGGTTTCGAGCCTCAGATCCGCAAGATCATCGGACAGATTCGCCCTGACCGTCAGACTTGCATGTGGTCTGCTACCTGGCCCAAGGAGGTCCGTCAGCTTGCTTCGGACTTCCTGAATGACTACATCCAGGTCAATATCGGTTCCATGGACCTGTCTGCTAACCACCGCATCACTCAAATTGTTGAGGTCGTGTCGGACTTTGAGAAACGCGATAAGATGATCAAGCacatggagaagatcatGGAGACCCAGGGCAGCAAGATTCTGATTTTCACTGGTACCAAGCGTGTCGCTGACGAGATCACTCGTTTCCTCCGTCAGGACGGATGGCCCGCCCTCTGTAAGTTTTCTTATCCCCCACTTCTTAGAACACGCGTTGCTAACATTGTTTTCCAGCCATCCACGGCGACAAGCAGCAGAATGAGAGAGATTGGGTGTTGAACGAGTTCAAGCAGGGCAAGAGCCCAATCATGGTGGCTACCGATGTGGCTTCCCGTGGTATCGGTATGATCAAACTGCAAaccccccctccccccttctcccctcccctGTTGGGGCCTTTCGAAACACTTACCTGTGTTGGTGTTGTGTGACATTATGGCACGGTGTTCAACTCTCTCGAAGCATGTTGGTGAAACATGACTTGTCCAGGCGCAGCATCTGGTCATCTCAAATGGTTCTCAAGCCAGGAGAACCTTGGACTCACAGTGCAGTAGCAGCAGACAGTTTTTGACTGGCCAGTATTCTCCCACTCTTGTCTTTGTCGCAGACTCGTAGAGAGTTGGAGTCTCATGTTCTCAACGTTGTTTGAGCTGTTGAAACTGCATTTGCCAAGGTTGCTCCAGGACCGCGATCTATTGCCACATTCCCATGGACTCCGCTTCCCCGGATTTTCATCAAGAAGTCCGTCGACGAAGAGAGCAGTGATGCATCGAAGTCCTGCATGACTCAGAAAGggcccatcatggccacgTTGCTTTTTTCCACTAATGCGCTGTTTGCTAACATTGCCCTCTGTTTTTTAAGATGTCCGCGACATTACTCATGTCCTCAACTATGACTACCCCAACAACTCGGAGGACTATGTCCACCGTATCGGCCGTACTGGTCGTGCCGGTGCCAAGGGTACCGCCATCACATTCTTCACCACTGACAGTATGTATTCCCCTTCATGGTTTTCGGCATCGATATCTGACTCTTCATTTCTACAGATTCTAAGCAGGCTCGTGATTTGGTCACTATTCTCACTGAGGCCAAGCAGCAGATCGACCCCCGTCTCGCTGAGATGGTCCGCTacagcggcggcggcggcggtggccgctggggtggtggccgaggccgtggCGGTTGgggtggccgtggccgtggtggcggcggcTTCACTCAGTCCAACGCTGCGCCTCTGGGCGGCAACCGTCGCTGGTAAATCCAACGCGCGCAaccgctgctgctgctgctgctcagtGTAGTCAGTCATTGAGCTTGTATTGTCTCGACACACGACACCGGTAGACCTCTTTTTCTCGATTCTCTACGTAACTTCGGTATGGATCGGCGTTTTATGTTCGAAGTCACTTAATAGACAGTTTTACTTTTTCTCTTTTAtcgtctttcttccctaCAACTTTTCCAAATCGACGCTAGAGTTTGGCTTCTCGGGAAGACGTTCCAACCATGTTGATCGATGTTCGTTTTACTTTGCAAAAGTTTCGGATTCGGGGATCTCCCTCTGGAGTTTTTGTTATGTTCTTTTAGTGCTGTGTATGTCCATACATCGAGATCATTATTGATTGCATTTCCGTAAGATAGATCTTGCCTTGCCTGCCCTAACACAACCAACCAAGCTACGACTGTTTCTCCAACCACTCCCCCAACTCGCGGGCCAGGATAGCATGCACATGGCTTGTCATGTGCCCCGAATCATACCAGAAATAGGTATCCAACGGCGTCGGACATCCATAGTTCCGATAGTTCGTATAGATATCTGGCTGGTCATACCCAGCACAAAAATTCGTCGTATTTCTAATCCCATAGGGAGCAGGATCGTCCAAGATAGCACTCAATCTCGCATGCGCATCAAACAGCATCACATTCGTATCAGCATACTTTTTTCCAAAGGACTCTGCATGCTGAGCCACCGCGTCATTGTACCATTCCACCTGCGTGACATTGGGGCTTGGGTCGCTGGACACCAGATTCGACGGGTCGCGGTCCATAGGTGGGAGATTGAAGAATAGGTATGACCGGAATCCTAAACCGTATAGTTTGTCCACGGAATCGAAGAGCGTTGTCATGAGCGCGTTGTAGAATGTCGGGAAATAGTCTACCGTCGTGTAGTGTGCGCTGTCGCCCACGTCGTTGATTCCGATCCAGATTGCTACGAGGGTTTCATGGGTTGAGAGTCTGTCCGAGAGGGGCTTGTGGCCATACTCTGTGTACTGTGTGACTTGCTCTTCGAGGGAGACAGTGAAGTTGTGGTGGCGCGGTGTGCTTTGGGGATTGGTTAACAATCATGTtagggaagggaagggaggggaagggaTGAGCCTGGATGTGCGAATAGAGAGAGGTACGGAGAAAGACGCACTACTTCGTCGAGATATCTGCCCCTGCAAAGGCAAAGTCCCATAGTTCTCTTTCACAGCGgctgggcgaggtgaagCCTTCTCGGAGGCCGCAGCCCGTGAGATGTTCGATCCAGTTTGGGCCGCCTTCTGCTGTGCCAGTCTAAAGTGTTCTTGAGTTAGTAATGTTCTAGTGGCTTGCCTGGCACTACTGACCTGGTTCTGAACAATCATGTCAGAGAAAAGAGTCTGTGCATCGTAGGCGTAGTTGAAGAGATCGCCAATGAAGCTGAAGTTCTGGTGGCCGTGCGTACCCTGGACATAGGTATACGAATCACCGAATGCAAGTCTGATTCAGGTGTTTCAGTACACCGAGTGAGATATTATGTCAATTATTTGGAGTACTGACAGCGCCCTTGTGGAAGACCAGTCAAATCTATGCCCGGAGTGTGGCGAGGGCAGAGCGGCAACTAGAGGGATGCTAgcgacgagcgcgaggatACAAGCCATGGTGAGCGACGATGGTTTGGAATGAGTCGAGGCAATCCATTCATCTTAATAGATATTGTATTCACCGTGCTCGGGCGAAATGGTGCCGATTCTTGCACGATATAGATCCTGAACAGGAATCGCTTCAGGTATACCCCGCAGGGAAGATCAGATCCGGGGTAATTGTGCAGGGCGACGGAATCAATTTATCCGTCTACAATCCAACAGGGTTGGGGGTCAATCTATTGTTTTTCCTCGGTTTGCTCTTTGTTTTCTCACATTTCTCATGTGagatgttcttctttttgggtGTCTTGGCCCAATCTCCAAAGTCGTCGAACGTGCAATCTTCTCATGTTCTGACGCTAAAGATCTCTTTTAGGGAGTTTAACCTTTTTTTGAGTAGTATTTTATGTGGTTAGAAGAAGAATAGACGGTTTCAGAGGCTATTTCTTTTGTCGACAGCAGTACTTTAACCCCTTACCCTCTCGTAGGCCGGTGAAAAGCATCGTTTACTAGGTTCGAAAGACTTTATCAGGTCCATTTTCGCATTTTCAATATCTGATGGTTATCTTCATTTGGAAGGCATGAGGTCCGCGAGAGTTGGGAGCTGATCATCGGCATAAAGTACATTGTTCCCCGGGTATCTGAAAAAAAGGTCCCATGGTAATTGAACGCACTTCAGGTCGACAGATTACTCCAATAAATCGATTCAAGAACTGGTACAGTCCATCGTAATGATCTTACCGAGCATGCAGATGTGCTTATAAATTAGTCTGAGAAAACCCGGCAAAAAACTACTTCTAGTCACTGAGAATGTCCACAAACATGTAGTAGTTAATTCAGGCTTTCTTCCAAAGAGTATCCATATCAGCGACTCGTGTACTGCGAACCATAGAATTGGGAATGCAAAGGGCTGTTTAGCTTGTAGCCATGCCAATGGTAGCCTATAGTATGTGTGATATACAATGTGACCGATCGATCGAACCTTGCCCGACTTGGCCTAAGTATGTCTCTGATCCACGGACTACGCCGCGTCTGAGCTAGACTCGTATTCTCTGCGGTACTCTAAAATCGCCGGGGCTTTCTAGCTCATACATGGGCCCCAATAGTTCAGAAGTCAAGATTTATGCTTAAATGGCTCCGACCGACACTATGTGGGTGCTAGTGGATTCCTTCTAACGACGGTTTCACGTCACACTGAACTAGGACTCCTAGTGCTGAGTAGATAACCTTATCTGACGTTGATCGTGGATTCCAGTGttctctttgctttttttAGGCTGTCTAGTAGAGTTAAAGACGTGGAGTTGATGGGGGAAATATAACCGCATCTGACTTCGAGATATATTTCGATGCGCTGCCACGTACTTCTTCCAAGCCCCTACCTCAACAATTTTTCTAGCGGAGCGACTgtttattattattgcaAATGGGGCTTACTGCGCCGCACAAAGCCTGTCTAATCACACTAAACAAACAGAACCTCAAACCCGAGTCTCAAAACCATCGGCCACTAATCTCGCATCTCCGCGCACAATTCCCCAAAGCATCAACGTGCAGTACCGAGCAAGGCTCCCCACCCCGAATAAGCCCGCACTCAACACGCCATACCAATCACCACCTCACCATCCCAGGGCCCAGATCCCCGTCGATGCAGCGGAGGGAAAGTCAGTACGCGCCTGCCTGCCAGGCCTTGATGACCTCCGATGGCGGCCAACAGGAGGCGGAGTCGCCGCCAGGAAGGATGCGCTAAGCCTGCACCGACCCCTGTCGCAATAGCGCAACTCCTCCCGCTTCCAGCGAAGACACCTCGGCCCTAGATGCTTTCTTCGTCTTGGCTCGGCTTATGTATGTACTGTACATACAGAGCAGCTGAAGTAGCCGCATGTGTAGCTCGGCTGGGGTTCGGGTTAGTCGGCATCGTTTTACTATTCAGGTGTCTTTTACGACCTGTTCTTGATGGTGTCATAATTACTGTTTTGCCTGCTCACCCTGGTTCATCTTAATTGACTTTGGTCAgcaggggaaaaaaaaaacaaaaaaaagccaCAGTTACAAAACAATCATGCAGCAGGTAATGCGACGGGTTAACCTTCGGATAAATGGCTTGTTGCTGGCTGAAGGTGAAGGTTGAGATGAGTACCGGACTTTGCTGCTCACCCACACCTACAAGACCCCTTGGCTCGGGATTGGGATCCCTGCAAAAATGCGCCAATTCCACCGGGCGGCCACTCATTTTTTTTCTCGAAGTAGTTTGATTAACACTCCTTTTTCAACCTACCCAACTCGGAAATCCTTTGCTGAGCTGCGACCCCCTCACTCAGCTCTAGCCGAGGCGTGTGTTGTATTTTATCGGAACCATGGGAATGCAATtgaggagagagagcgaCAATAATCTCCTTCATCGTCCTGGTTCACTCTTATCCGCGCGGAGTGTCCACAGAAACTCCGGACAAAGAGTTGACCAATATTGCTTGGCGCGATCTACCGACGGTGGGACAGTAGGTAAGACTTACTGTGTACGGCGTAGTCCGATTGCGCGCATTATTTGGCCCTCTCACCACGGGCCCGCTGCAGTGGAGACTGTGGTGTCAGGGGAGAGACGGAGATTCTTGAGCCGTGCACTAAACTAGTTCGGCCCTGGCCTGTGCACGGGGCAATTGGCATCTTGAATTAAATCGATTAGTTAGAAGAGGGCTGGAATCATTGATCGTACgtatctctctctcctgaGTGGAACGTACGGCGTGGACAGACTGGCTACAGTTTGTACTGTGCCGCGAGGcgcccctcctccccttTCGAGTAGATCAAGGGAAATGAAGCAACGCCCCAAGTAAGTAAACGACTGGGGGATCGCCGAGTCTTCCGCGGGCTAGGCACTTTAACTTGCGATACGGCTCGGCTCTCAGGACAAAAGATAGAACTGATCATCCGCCGCTTCTTTTCAAAATCATTCCGTCGCGACACCGTCTCGAGGTAAAATGCTGGCGAACCCTACCCACGTGTAAGCtgctcttcaatctcaaACATATTCAGGGAAACACCGAGTCAATCTAGCTGGGATTCGAATGAAGTGTTGCAGCCGCGAAAAGCGCCCTCTCTTTATTTGTTATTATTTTTCATATGGAAACACGCATCAAGTTTCGCCAACCAGTCCCGGCTACAGATGAAAGTAACGTCAGGAAGGCGCTCGGAACGAAGGTGGACATGATGCCAAGGACTAGGGGTCTCTGATTTGATCAAGTGGCTCATCCTACCCTGGTGCCGGCGCCCTGGTGGACAGGGTCGACGAGATTATGAAAACTGGGGACAGGCTGGAGCCACCTATGGGGTTGATCACCAGAGATACTTGTATTACTGTACAGCGCAATTACATGTTGtccaataataatgatgacTGCTACGCCATATTATTAATGCCTTTTGATATCGATCATCCCGGATGCACTCGACTCCGGATTTCCGCGTTGTGCGAAATGTTCGGTCTTCGTTCCGCGGGAGACCATCCAACCAGCGCAAAGTCCGAACCCCTGAATGATACCTGTTAACCAATGTTTGAGACATTATTCTTCACCCACGGAGCAGTAAGATCTGACTAAGAATCGAGGACATCCAATCCGtctctttgctttttttcctCACCGGCAGTGGATGAACGGGTTTCCACCCTCTTGCGCGCGGGGGTGAGATCCAGCCCGCCCGCCCGCCAATCACTGACCGAGAGTCTTTCCGAGCAGTGGGAGGGGGTGCATTTGTTCTGCATCTCCGTGTTCTTCCTATCAGACTGCGCCGGTCCCgctttttttgtttttccctctttctttctttgtccgTTGCTGGATCTCCAGTGTGTACCAGAGAGCCGCCGACTAACTCCGCTCGTTCTGCATATGAAAAGTCCGCCAATTGACGGTCGTGGAGCGAGTGCACGTTCCACGGTAATCCCGTCAACAAAGATGCCCCTTTTCCGCTTTAGGGGTTGGGGCCATTCTCAGCTATAATTAACTGCTCATCAGATGATGGCGGAACCACGGTCGGGGGGCTGATATGGAATATCCATCGCTGATCGGAGAGTAAATGGGTGTCAGTGGTATGGATAATCAATTAAGCATTCGCTACGGAGGACGGAGTCTTCCGTAGCAGAATCTTGACAAGTATTCAATCGAATCACCGCCGTAGTGGAGCAAGCAGCGCTCGCTCGCgttctctctttctctctcttttgcccgttttctcttttttctctctgttgGTCTCCACCACCACGTTCCTGGTCCCACCGTTACACGGCGTATAACTTCGTACAGGGTTACGCGAGAGCCGATGCTTATCAGACTCGATTCTCTTGTTGCCTTTTGccttttgccttttttttttctttttgggaAATGATACCTACCAGAACCAGAAAACCGGCTCCAACCGCTCACCTCATAGGCCACTAAACCGGATCGAGGCCGGCCGACCCAGAGGCTCCGGCTCCACCGGTCGCTTCTGCTTCCCCCGACTTGCGCTACTCCTTTTTTCGCTAGCGGATGTTGTCTTCCGCCAGTATCAACACCTATAGGTATACATCTCCTAAAATCAACATCCCCCTGGTCATGATGTAGAGCAGCGTTAGGGCTACCGACCGAGATACCGTGTCTGTAAACCATAATACACCCCCCCAGACTGTTCGTCGGCAAAGCTTAGCCGGGAAAGGGGCCAATCCTGTGTAATAATACGGTACGGCCCACTATCCTCGGATCCCACGAGTGTCCTTTTTTCCCCTGCTCTCTCCTCCTTTTCCTTAGCTTCTTTTAGTCGtgcctcttcccattcttttTCCCTAGGGCCCGACACTAGCTCGAACTTGTCTCTGtgcatcctcctcccccgcgccacaccacccaccaaGCCCGCCCCAAACTAAGATTTTAAGCATCTTGACTCTCTCTGCTTTCTGCCTTTCCTCTTTGCGCTTGGCTCAACAACGCGTCGATCGGGGAGCAACACATCACTATTCACTACACGGAGACCCGCTGTGATCAAAGTACATACAACAGTCGGTACGTACCTGTGACTAACAAGTTGCCTTCGCGATCATTATCATATCATCGCAACACATACCActacacacacacacacacacacacacttCCTTCACAcattctctcctttccttcaCAAAACGTGGCGTCCCACCTCCCTTGCatccctctctccctcccacccatcTCTGACTCGTCAATTTCTCCGACGCCACCACAGAAGGCTGATTTGTTTCTCCGACGCGTCGCAACAGGCTACGCGGGTGATCCTGGACCTCGGACTCGATTCGTAGCACCTGTCGCGCGAATCGCCCTCTTTTATGGACAACCGGCCTGCTCCCGAGTACGCACAGTCAGGTTCGCACCCAACACCGCCcgtcgaccaccaccaccacaccccTTCTGAACATTCGGCCGCagattctgctgctgccagtGCTCATCACTCCTACACGCCGCAACCCGAGGTTCGCCACGCGCAGTACACGCCGCAACCTGACGTGCGACCCGCCAATATTTCGTCCTCCAACACTCCTCAACCAGACTACGGTCTGaatccaccgccgccacccgCGCGCTCGCCCGCCTACCAGGACTACCTTGCTCGCCCGCAGTACCACCACGCGCCCAACTCCCAGCCCGGTGGTGCTCCCGGTATGGCTCAAGCAACAAGTG carries:
- a CDS encoding uncharacterized protein (ID:PFLUO_003861-T1.cds;~source:funannotate) produces the protein MSYGGGYSRGGNDSYRSRGGYDDGYQNGGGSNGYSNGGYGGGGGGYGGGYGGGRGGGFGGGAGGDRMSNLGAGLKKQDWDLNTMPKFEKSFYKEHPDVTDRSDAEVEEFRKAQQMAVQGKNVPRPVETFDEAGFPQYVLSEVKSQGFEKPTSIQAQGWPMALSGRDVVGIAETGSGKTLTYCLPAIVHINAQPLLAPGDGPIVLVLAPTRELAVQIQTEITKFGKSSRIRNTCVYGGVPKGPQIRDLSRGVEVCIATPGRLIDMLEAGRTNLRRVTYLVLDEADRMLDMGFEPQIRKIIGQIRPDRQTCMWSATWPKEVRQLASDFLNDYIQVNIGSMDLSANHRITQIVEVVSDFEKRDKMIKHMEKIMETQGSKILIFTGTKRVADEITRFLRQDGWPALSIHGDKQQNERDWVLNEFKQGKSPIMVATDVASRGIDVRDITHVLNYDYPNNSEDYVHRIGRTGRAGAKGTAITFFTTDNSKQARDLVTILTEAKQQIDPRLAEMVRYSGGGGGGRWGGGRGRGGWGGRGRGGGGFTQSNAAPLGGNRRW
- a CDS encoding uncharacterized protein (ID:PFLUO_003862-T1.cds;~source:funannotate); amino-acid sequence: MACILALVASIPLVAALPSPHSGHRFDWSSTRALLAFGDSYTYVQGTHGHQNFSFIGDLFNYAYDAQTLFSDMIVQNQTGTAEGGPNWIEHLTGCGLREGFTSPSRCERELWDFAFAGADISTNTPRHHNFTVSLEEQVTQYTEYGHKPLSDRLSTHETLVAIWIGINDVGDSAHYTTVDYFPTFYNALMTTLFDSVDKLYGLGFRSYLFFNLPPMDRDPSNLVSSDPSPNVTQVEWYNDAVAQHAESFGKKYADTNVMLFDAHARLSAILDDPAPYGIRNTTNFCAGYDQPDIYTNYRNYGCPTPLDTYFWYDSGHMTSHVHAILARELGEWLEKQS